In one Drosophila pseudoobscura strain MV-25-SWS-2005 chromosome X, UCI_Dpse_MV25, whole genome shotgun sequence genomic region, the following are encoded:
- the LOC4813442 gene encoding protein ST7 homolog, producing the protein MWDSSMFLSTLTPKFYVALTGTSSLISGLILIFEWWYFRKYGTSFIEQVSINHISPWINGNDAQSDSSNGSGSSTSSGSSSSSNGGGGGGGGGAGGGGPGAGGGTNSTTTTGTQMPECKVWRNPLNLFRGAEYQRFFWATSKEPLTYYDMNLSAQDHQTFFTCEGDARKEEYEIMQTAWRERNPMQRIKSAHNALEINAECAPAYILLAEEEAMTIMEAEKILKTALKVAEINYRKSQATQHQGAIADGMHRRDTNVLIYIKRRLAMCARKLGKLKEAAKMFRDLTKEIPSIMSVLNIHENLIETLLEMQAYADCHAILAKYDDISLPKSATICYTAALLKARAVADKFSPDIASKRGLSPAEMSAVEAIHRAVEFNPHVPKYLLETKPLILPPEHILKRGDSEALAYAFFHLKHWKQVEGALNLLHCTWEGTFRMLPYPLERGHLFYPYPTCTECADRELLPAFHEVSVYPKKELPFFILFTAGLCSFTALLALLTHQYPEPMGLLAQTVLTWISYPFQLLKERVEAFWPCNLLQQLSRV; encoded by the exons ATGTGGGACTCGTCCATGTTTCTCAGCACATTGACGCCAAAGTTCTATGTGGCACTCACGGGCACCTCGAGCCTCATATCGGGCCTGATCCTAATCTTTGAGTGGTGGTATTTTCGCAAATACGGAACATCCTTTATTG AGCAAGTGTCCATCAATCACATCAGTCCCTGGATCAATGGCAATGATGCCCAATCGGACTCcagcaatggcagcggcagcagcaccagcagtggctccagtagcagcagcaatggtggtggtggcggtggcggcggcggcgcagGAGGTGGGGGACCGGGCGCTGGTGGGGGAACCAATTCAACCACCACCACGGGCACCCAGATGCCCGAGTGTAAAGTGTGGCGCAATCCCCTGAATCTGTTTCGCGGCGCCGAGTATCAGCGCTTCTTCTGGGCGACCAGCAAGGAGCCGCTCACCTACTACGACATGAACTTGAGCGCCCAGGACCACCAGACGTTCTTCACATGCGAAGGAGATGCCCGCAAGGAGGAGTACGAGATCATGCAGACGGCCTGGCGTGAACGGAACCCCATGCAGCGCATCAAATCCGCTCACAATGCCCTGGAAATCAATGCCGAGTGTGCTCCGGCCTACATCCTgctggccgaggaggaggccatGACCATCATGGAGGCCGAGAAGATACTGAAGACGGCCCTCAAGGTGGCCGAGATCAACTATCGCAAGTCGCAGGCCACCCAGCATCAGGGAGCCATCGCAGACGGCATGCATCGCAGGGACACGAACGTTCTCATCTACATCAAGCGACGGCTGGCCATGTGCGCCCGCAAGCTGGGCAAGTTGAAGGAGGCGGCCAAGATGTTTCGCGACCTCACCAAGGAGATCCCCTCCATCATGAGCGTGCTGAACATCCACGAGAATCTCATCGAAACGCTGCTGGAGATGCAGGCCTATGCCGATTGCCATGCCATTCTGGCCAAGTACGATGACATCTCGCTGCCAAAATCGGCGACCATTTGCTATACGGCGGCGCTGCTCAAGGCGCGCGCCGTTGCCGACAAATTCTCGCCGGACATTGCCTCGAAGCGCGGCCTGAGCCCGGCCGAGATGAGCGCCGTGGAGGCCATTCATCGGGCAGTCGAGTTCAATCCGCACGTGCCCAAGTATTTGCTGGAGACGAAGCCGCTCATTCTGCCGCCCGAGCATATATTGAAGCGCGGCGATTCCGAGGCCCTGGCATATGCGTTCTTCCATTTGAAGCACTGGAAGCAGGTGGAGGGGGCCCTCAATCTGCTGCACTGCACCTGGGAGGGTACATTTCGCATGCTGCCGTATCCGCTAGAGCGCGGCCATCTCTTCTATCCATATCCAACGTGCACCGAGTGCGCCGATCGTGAACTGCTGCCGGCCTTCCATGAGGTGTCCGTCTatcccaagaaggagctgcCGTTCTTCATACTCTTCACGGCTGGCCTCTGCTCCTTCACGGCCCTGCTGGCCCTCCTCACGCATCAGTATCCGGAGCCGATGGGCCTTCTGGCACAGACAGTACTTACCTGGATCTCGTATCCGTTTCAGTTGCTCAAAGAGCGCGTCGAGGCATTCTGGCCGTGCAACTTGCTGCAGCAGTTGTCGCGTGTCTAa
- the pst gene encoding uncharacterized protein pst: MEEVNNNARAAPRTAREVQQNFAESLGYADEIIWDLLSQEQKKVLEKKLKELIRDPEPPSDDSEESSEQIARRKLIAANEKVRNTIFNSVWEQRKYTNHQSLTSIIYVMVVADEQDVNRAEDCQSFSCHPVFRARRCVTGSSGTSSDSSNCCMVFVDENGRVYQNWTSYVATNELPAGVMVAPERGIYKMVNGQVRLDKYTTPAGTTNRKVLGYLDTGSAIGGFAAACVPVAALLTLPVSAPLMAAAGAVGLATAGYATARSSVKLVDRSQHEQSISVTDREARGHWLGVIAGAVGLGAAGATSVMSAATAAGQEVGAITQMTVNGMNISSIVISGTGVANGVLDLILKSQDGDDVTAMDVLQLSASLVLFTHSVYNFRLASTIINDTANSKISNFREALSNRQRRAFDKASKETIRIRGNTKGKLDIIRGVNEVPSKQQFNDLYKINKQLNKEGVRVAFAPDGKGFVLNDQVTTSAAELRSSVQHQQGPDVLGQVKQPIPASHETARSIRTIGGSRILGPNPTALDGPEPTNYSVGAFALQLSSVMVGGVLFVLKDYGEVLFEHIVNAGSIEDMISSMAQNLEPKVFNFIMNLTRTFMDTMLEELKSVLKFFIATESVMYRILVYVLDNYGKDSYDLIVEHTMDILQGVRAYFMALNPNSYSELLKKCDVCEGYYSVCQL, translated from the exons ATGGAGGAAGTGAACAACAACGCTAGAGCAGCTCCCCGCACAGCACGCGAGGTTCAGCAAAACTTTGCCGAGTCTCTCGGCTATGCCGATGAGATCATTTGGGATCT CTTGTCCCAAGAGCAAAAAAAAGTCTTAGAGAAGAAGCTCAAGGAGCTAATACGCGATCCAGAGCCACCGAGTGATGATTCAGAGGAAAGTTCTGAACAGATCGCACGCAGGAAGCTAATCGCCGCCAATGAAAAAGTTAGAAATACCATCTTCAATTCCGTCTGGGAGCAGC GAAAATATACAAATCACCAGTCGCTCACATCCATAATATACGTAATGGTTGTCGCCGACGAGCAGGACGTGAATCGTGCGGAGGACTGCCAGTCCTTTTCTTGTCACCCGGTTTTCCGCGCGCGTCGTTGTGTCA CCGGAAGCAGTGGTACAAGTAGCGACAGCTCCAACTGCTGCATGGTGTTCGTAGACGAGAACGGACGCGTCTACCAGAACTGGACCTCGTATGTGGCCACCAACGAGCTGCCCGCCGGTGTGATGGTTGCCCCCGAACGTGGCATTTACAAGATGGTCAACGGACAAGTCAGGTTGGACAAGTACACGACCCCGGCTGGCACCACCAACCGAAAAGTGCTCGGATATCTGGACACTGGCAGTGCGATCGGCGGCTTTGCAGCTGCATGCGTACCAGTGGCCGCTCTCCTCACGCTGCCGGTGTCCGCTCCCCTGATGGCGGCTGCCGGGGCCGTCGGCCTTGCGACTGCCGGCTATGCCACTGCACGTTCCAGTGTCAAGCTGGTGGATCGCAGCCAGCACGAGCAGTCGATCAGCGTGACGGACCGTGAGGCGCGTGGCCACTGGTTGGGCGTAATCGCTGGAGCCGTGGGGCTGGGCGCTGCTGGAGCTACCAGTGTAATGTCGGCGGCCACTGCCGCCGGCCAGGAGGTGGGAGCG ATCACTCAGATGACTGTCAATGGGATGAACATCTCCTCCATCGTCATATCGGGCACTGGCGTAGCCAATGGGGTGCTCGACTTGATACTG AAATCCCAAGATGGCGATGATGTCACGGCCATGGATGTGCTGCAGCTTTCGGCCTCCCTGGTGCTGTTTACGCACAGCGTATATAACTTCCGTCTGGCATCGACTATTATCAATGATACGGCGAACAGCAAGATAAGCAACTTTCGCGAGGCTCTGAGCAATCGCCAGCG GCGTGCCTTTGATAAGGCGTCCAAGGAGACCATCCGAATCCGTGGCAACACAAAGGGGAAGCTGGACATTATACGCGGCGTCAACGAGGTGCCCTCAAAGCAGCAGTTCAACGATCTTTACAAGATCAACAAGCAGTTGAACAAGGAGGGCGTGCGGGTTGCCTTTGCACCGGATGGCAAGGGTTTCGTGCTGAACGACCAGGTGACCACCAGCGCGGCAGAGCTTCGTTCCAGTGTGCAGCACCAACAGGGTCCCGATGTACTGGGTCAGGTGAAGCAGCCGATTCCCGCCAGCCACGAGACTGCGCGCAGTATCAGAACGATTGGTGGTTCCCGCATTTTGGGTCCAAATCCGACTGCCCTCGACGGACCGGAGCCCACCAACTATTCCGTGGGCGCGTTCGCGCTCCAGCTAAGCTCTGTTATGGTTGGGGGTGTGCTGTTCGTCCTAAAGGATTACGGAGAGGTGCTATTCGAACACATTGTCAACGCTGGGAGTATCGAGGACATGATCAGCAGCATGGCCCAGAACCTGGAGCCGAAAGTCTTCAATTTCATAATGAACCTGACGAGAACCTTCATGGACACTATGCTGGAGGAGCTAAAGTCGGTGCTGAAGTTCTTCATTGCCACCGAATCGGTGATGTACAGGATCCTTGTGTACGTTCTCGATAACTACGGCAAGGATTCCTACGATTTGATCGTTGAACACACCATGGATATTTTGCAAGGCGTCAGAGCCTACTTCATGGCGCTGAATCCCAACTCGTACTCCGAGCTCCTCAAGAAGTGTGACGTCTGCGAGGGCTACTACAGCGTCTGCCAATTGTAA
- the Sec63 gene encoding translocation protein SEC63 homolog has translation MAGQKFQYDESGGTFYYFVLSFLALILIPTTIYYWPRKKKEDPGKNNEECQCADCRKKKTILANAEPYRALRSWTIKLVIVLGWALLLFLTYRVSQFDYEMASFDPFEILNVPPTSSQAEIKKAYYRLSKILHPDKETGDEKSFMMLSKAYQALTDDVAKENYEKYGNPDGPGAMSFGIALPSWIVEKENSVWVLGLYGLVFMVAMPSAVGVWWYRSIRFSGDKVLLDTTQMYFYFIHKTPHMLLKRALMVLAASLEFDKRHNSQVTERQSDNDEVPALIRQLPNLNEKCKEHPLCRMYSIKARAILHAHLTRITLNPDTLERDRQFIVKKCPYLVQEMVSCVHQLVMMAYARRVPRLPSIETIENCMKMSPMIIQGLWEFKSPLLQLPHLTEDHLYFMNKKRHVKNLQQFAQLKPEEGRTLLKNLSDFEYENTMKVLGKMPLIDFSIRCEVIDDENTNVVTAGAIVTVTVTLERKDMKTLFGDTKAPEKQGINDEANEEAAGEDDEAAAAAVPVKKASAWAKPRKGGKGKGGKKPANNQKKKVQPKAVNVAATASAATSEEQAANSEVDSDAGDHSDVDSVAGSVSEDDEKQNKNNSSLDDDDDEEWERLQQKLNKRERLEGKSRLSHTVHCPFFPEEKQEYWWTYICDRKSRTLLTAPYHVTNLVEKEEIQLKFTAPRWPGVYTFTVCLRSDSYLGMDQQQELKLDVQKAPAPPTDHPQWDLSESEPEHNDQQENLSDYTTDTSDEEDSD, from the exons ATGGCGGGTCAAAAGTTCCAATATGACGAGAGCGGCGGAACATTCTACTACTTTGTGCTATCGTTCTTGGCCCTAATATTGATACCAACGACGATTTACTATTGGCCACGTAAAAAGAAAGAAG ATCCCGGCAAGAACAACGAAGAATGCCAGTGCGCCGACTGCCGGAAAAAGAAGACCATTCTAGCCAATGCCGAGCCATACAGAGCCCTCAGGTCGTGGACCATCAAGCTCGTCATTGTGCTGGGCTGGGCCCTGCTGCTATTCCTCACATATCGGGTCTCGCAGTTTGACTATGAAATGGCCAGCTTCGATCCCTTCGAGATACTGAATGTGCCGCCAACATCCTCCCAGGCGGAGATCAAGAAAGCCTACTACAGGCTGTCCAAGATACTGCATCCCGATAAGGAGACGGGTGACGAGAAATCGTTCATGATGCTCAGCAAGGCCTACCAGGCCCTCACCGACGACGTGGCCAAGGAGAACTACGAAAAGTACGGCAATCCTGATGGCCCCGGAGCAATGTCCTTCGGCATTGCCCTGCCGTCGTGGATTGTGGAAAAGGAGAACAGCGTATGGGTGCTGGGCCTGTACGGTCTCGTCTTCATGGTGGCCATGCCTTCGGCCGTTGGCGTCTGGTGGTACCGCTCCATACGCTTCAGCGGCGACAAGGTCCTCCTCGACACCACCCAAATGTACTTCTACTTCATCCACAAGACCCCGCACATGCTGCTCAAGCGCGCCCTGATGGTGCTGGCTGCCAGCCTGGAGTTCGACAAGCGCCACAACTCGCAGGTGACGGAGCGCCAGTCGGACAACGACGAAGTTCCAGCG CTCATCCGCCAGCTGCCCAATCTGAACGAGAAGTGCAAGGAGCACCCGCTCTGCCGCATGTACTCCATCAAGGCGCGCGCCATCCTGCATGCCCATCTCACACGGATCACCCTGAACCCAGATACACTAGAGCGTGATCGTCAGTTCATTGTGAAGAAGTGCCCGTACCTGGTGCAGGAGATGGTCTCCTGTGTGCACCAGCTCGTGATGATGGCGTATGCCAGGCGCGTGCCTCGCCTGCCCAGCATCGAAACCATCGAGAACTGCATGAAGATGTCGCCGATGATCATCCAGGGCCTGTGGGAGTTCAAgtcgccgctgctgcagctgccgcacCTGACCGAGGACCATCTGTACTTCATGAACAAGAAGCGGCACGTGAAGAATCTGCAGCAGTTCGCGCAGCTGAAGCCCGAGGAGGGGCGAACGCTGCTCAAGAATCTCTCAGACTTCGAGTACGAGAATACCATGAAAGTGCTGGGCAAAATGCCCCTGATCGACTTCTCCATACGCTGCGAGGTCATTGACGACGAGAACACCAATGTAGTCACCGCCGGGGCCATTGTCACGGTCACAGTGACGCTCGAACGCAAGGACATGAAGACTCTGTTCGGCGACACCAAGGCCCCCGAGAAGCAGGGCATCAACGATGAGGCCAACGAAGAGGCTGCTGGGGAGGACGACGaggctgcagccgctgctgtgCCCGTGAAGAAGGCCTCGGCCTGGGCCAAGCCCCGCAAGGGTGGCAAGGGCAAGGGCGGCAAAAAGCCCGCCAACAACCAAAAGAAGAAGGTGCAGCCCAAGGCGGTCAACGTGGCTGCGACTGCGTCGGCCGCAACGTCGGAGGAGCAGGCAGCCAACTCAGAGGTCGATTCGGATGCCGGGGACCACAGTGACGTGGATTCGGTAGCCGGCAGCGTCAGCGAGGACGACGAGAAGCAGAACAAGAACAATTCTTCGctcgacgatgacgatgacgaagaATGGGAGCGCCTGCAGCAGAAGCTGAACAAGCGCGAGCGTCTCGAGGGCAAGTCGCGCCTATCGCACACCGTCCACTGTCCCTTCTTTCCCGAGGAGAAGCAAGAATACTGGTGGACCTACATCTGCGATCGCAAGTCGCGAACGCTCCTCACGGCCCCCTACCACGTCACGAACCTGGTCGAGAAGGAGGAGATCCAGCTGAAGTTCACTGCGCCGCGTTGGCCGGGCGTCTACACGTTCACAGTGTGCCTCCGATCGG ACTCCTACCTGGGCATGGATCAGCAACAAGAGCTTAAGCTAGACGTGCAGAAGGCGCCAGCACCACCGACAGACCATCCCCAGTGGGATCTGAGCGAGTCTGAGCCGGAGCACAACGATCAGCAAGAGAATCTGAGTGACTACACGACAGACACGTCCGACGAGGAGGACAGCGACTAg